One Maribacter dokdonensis DSW-8 genomic region harbors:
- the gap gene encoding type I glyceraldehyde-3-phosphate dehydrogenase produces MKKIAINGMGRIGRASLKVILDNPELDLVAVNDIVSIENIAYLLKYDSVYGIYEKEVSHDENNLIIDGKKIQYNSQRNPEDLPWAEHEIDVVIESTGFFTKSEDAKKHIKAGAKSVIISAPTKSEDIPTVVHGVNTDAGETNIFSCASCTTNNISPVVEILGRRVGIKKAIMTTVHAYTASQGIVDAPSQKNLRMGRAGAANIVPTSTGAAIATTKALPEFAGKFDGVALRVPIPVGSMSDLTFVTEREVTPEEVNAIFKEEAATDRYKNILDTTDQPLVSSDIVKNPHASTVDLGMTRVVDGDLLKVMTWYDNEWGFTNQMIRQILAEN; encoded by the coding sequence ATGAAAAAAATAGCAATAAACGGAATGGGGCGTATAGGTCGCGCTTCTTTAAAAGTAATTTTGGATAATCCAGAGTTAGACTTAGTAGCGGTAAACGACATTGTTTCCATAGAGAATATAGCTTATTTATTAAAGTATGATTCGGTTTATGGAATTTATGAAAAAGAGGTTTCGCATGATGAGAACAATTTGATTATAGACGGAAAGAAAATTCAATATAATTCACAACGCAATCCTGAAGATTTGCCTTGGGCAGAACACGAAATTGATGTTGTAATTGAAAGTACCGGTTTTTTTACCAAGAGTGAAGATGCCAAAAAGCATATTAAAGCGGGCGCTAAATCCGTAATTATATCTGCACCAACTAAAAGTGAAGATATACCAACGGTTGTACATGGTGTAAATACGGATGCAGGTGAAACGAATATTTTCTCATGTGCCAGTTGTACCACCAATAACATTAGCCCGGTTGTAGAAATCTTGGGGCGTAGAGTGGGTATTAAAAAAGCCATAATGACTACCGTGCATGCCTATACTGCCTCTCAAGGTATTGTAGATGCACCTTCACAGAAGAATTTGAGAATGGGTCGCGCGGGTGCAGCTAATATTGTACCTACGTCAACAGGTGCGGCAATTGCAACGACAAAGGCATTACCGGAATTTGCCGGTAAGTTTGATGGTGTTGCCCTACGTGTGCCAATTCCTGTTGGGTCAATGTCAGACCTAACTTTTGTTACCGAACGTGAAGTAACCCCTGAAGAAGTAAATGCTATTTTTAAAGAGGAAGCGGCTACGGATAGGTATAAGAATATTTTGGATACTACAGATCAGCCTTTGGTTTCGTCGGATATTGTAAAGAATCCGCATGCGTCTACCGTAGATTTGGGGATGACCAGAGTAGTAGATGGCGATTTGTTGAAAGTGATGACCTGGTACGATAACGAATGGGGATTCACCAATCAAATGATACGTCAAATTTTGGCAGAAAACTGA
- a CDS encoding carboxymuconolactone decarboxylase family protein: MTTLKVHNIESAPEGSKPLLENSQKSFGMIPGLHGVLAASPKILEAYQTLHQLFTETSFNEEELTVVWQTINVEHACHYCVPAHTGIAKMMKVDDAITEALRNETPLADAKLEALRTMTLTIVRNRGNVTQEDLDAFYAAGYGEQQVLEIILGLSQKVISNYTNHIAHTPVDEPFKKFEWSK; encoded by the coding sequence ATGACAACTTTAAAAGTACACAACATTGAATCTGCACCTGAAGGTAGTAAGCCATTATTAGAAAATTCTCAAAAGTCATTTGGAATGATTCCTGGTCTTCACGGGGTATTGGCGGCATCACCAAAAATTTTGGAAGCATACCAAACGTTACACCAATTATTTACTGAAACTTCTTTCAATGAAGAAGAATTGACCGTGGTTTGGCAAACGATAAACGTAGAGCATGCATGTCACTACTGTGTACCGGCACATACTGGTATCGCCAAAATGATGAAAGTTGATGATGCCATTACAGAAGCATTACGTAATGAAACACCGTTGGCCGATGCAAAATTAGAGGCCTTAAGAACAATGACTTTGACCATTGTGCGTAACCGTGGTAATGTAACACAAGAGGACCTTGATGCTTTTTACGCTGCAGGTTATGGTGAGCAACAAGTATTGGAAATTATCCTAGGATTATCACAAAAGGTAATCAGTAACTATACAAATCATATTGCACATACACCAGTAGATGAACCTTTCAAGAAATTTGAATGGTCTAAATAA
- a CDS encoding haloacid dehalogenase type II: MNNREIHKTIVDGSLKGIRPKVLFFDVNETLLDLSAVKKEVGNALGGREDLLPLWFTTMLQYSLVVSASGTYEPFGHIGAAALQMVAANHNIEISKENARRLIGESISNLPAHPEVKEALTKLKAAEYKLVAFTNSSKTLLKKQFEHAGLTEYFDELLSVEETGKFKPFTETYTWGAQKMGILPNECMLIAAHGWDVAGAQWAGWRAAFVNRPGQQPFPLAKQTEISYPDVLQVAKVLTEYK, encoded by the coding sequence ATGAATAATAGGGAAATACATAAAACTATAGTAGATGGGTCATTAAAGGGTATTCGTCCTAAAGTCTTGTTCTTTGATGTAAATGAAACCCTATTGGATCTTAGCGCAGTTAAAAAAGAAGTAGGTAATGCATTAGGCGGTAGGGAAGATTTATTACCGCTTTGGTTTACCACCATGCTACAATATTCATTGGTAGTTTCCGCCAGTGGAACTTATGAACCGTTCGGTCATATTGGAGCGGCGGCATTACAAATGGTAGCGGCAAATCATAATATTGAAATTTCAAAAGAAAATGCTCGTAGGTTAATAGGCGAGTCTATCAGTAATTTACCTGCACACCCAGAAGTAAAAGAGGCGCTTACAAAGCTAAAAGCGGCAGAATATAAGTTGGTAGCGTTTACCAATTCTTCTAAGACCTTATTAAAGAAGCAATTTGAACATGCCGGGCTAACCGAGTATTTTGATGAGCTTTTGAGTGTTGAGGAAACCGGCAAATTTAAACCATTTACGGAAACCTATACTTGGGGAGCCCAAAAAATGGGCATACTACCCAATGAGTGCATGTTGATTGCCGCCCATGGCTGGGATGTGGCCGGTGCACAATGGGCAGGCTGGCGGGCAGCCTTTGTAAATAGACCTGGGCAACAACCCTTTCCTTTGGCTAAACAAACAGAAATTTCTTATCCAGATGTATTGCAGGTAGCCAAGGTTTTAACGGAGTATAAGTAG
- a CDS encoding DsbA family oxidoreductase, giving the protein MKEKLKIDIVSDVVCPWCAIGYKRLEKAIEELGIKDQVEIEWQPFELNPGMPPEGQDLTEHITEKYGSTLEQQQESRENMTDIGEELGFKFDYFEGMRMANTFDAHVLLEYAKDFDKQTELKLRLMNSFFGERKDVSDKDVLKQALLDVGLNADEALTKLDSEAARYEVRNKQGEWKNLGVNSVPTIVFNMKSAVTGAQPVATFKQILGELISE; this is encoded by the coding sequence ATGAAAGAGAAATTGAAAATAGATATTGTATCTGATGTAGTATGCCCTTGGTGCGCCATTGGGTATAAACGTTTGGAAAAAGCAATTGAAGAACTAGGAATTAAAGACCAAGTTGAAATTGAATGGCAACCGTTTGAACTGAATCCGGGTATGCCGCCAGAAGGTCAAGATCTGACCGAACATATTACAGAAAAGTATGGTTCTACCTTAGAACAGCAACAGGAATCGCGTGAAAACATGACAGATATCGGAGAAGAACTAGGATTCAAATTCGACTATTTTGAAGGTATGCGTATGGCAAACACTTTTGATGCTCATGTGCTATTGGAATATGCCAAAGATTTTGATAAACAGACCGAACTGAAATTGCGACTAATGAATTCGTTTTTTGGTGAGCGAAAAGATGTATCTGATAAAGATGTTTTAAAGCAAGCGTTACTGGATGTTGGTTTAAATGCAGATGAAGCACTGACAAAACTTGATAGTGAAGCGGCAAGATATGAAGTCCGAAACAAGCAGGGCGAATGGAAGAATTTGGGTGTAAATTCAGTACCTACTATAGTTTTTAACATGAAAAGTGCCGTAACGGGAGCTCAACCTGTTGCTACTTTTAAGCAAATACTGGGAGAACTTATTTCCGAATAA
- a CDS encoding DoxX family protein, with product MNISNKIIYYIATGIFTLVMLFSASMYFFNHDYVKTAFQSLGYPTYLIYPYATAKLIGLFAIWNPKFYLIKEWAYAAFFFAVVLAFFAHIMVGDGEQTAAVIALLSLIISYIFSKKV from the coding sequence ATGAATATTTCAAATAAAATTATATACTACATAGCCACAGGTATTTTTACCTTGGTAATGCTATTTTCTGCAAGCATGTATTTTTTTAATCATGATTACGTGAAAACGGCTTTTCAAAGTTTGGGTTACCCAACCTATTTAATTTATCCGTACGCTACGGCTAAACTAATAGGCTTGTTCGCTATTTGGAATCCAAAATTTTACTTGATTAAAGAATGGGCGTATGCCGCATTTTTCTTTGCCGTTGTACTGGCATTTTTTGCGCATATAATGGTAGGTGATGGTGAACAGACGGCAGCCGTTATTGCCTTGCTTTCATTGATCATTTCATATATCTTTAGTAAAAAGGTATAA
- a CDS encoding DUF2200 domain-containing protein, producing MKVTAAKNEKVGNMIFASIYPLYLARLEKNGRTKEELDQVIEWLTGFDNNMIQELIDEKVTFAVFFQKAKIHPKAHLVKGVVCGYRIEEIEDKFEVYKRCRQMEKLIDELAKGRKMEKILRV from the coding sequence ATGAAAGTTACTGCAGCGAAAAATGAAAAGGTTGGAAATATGATTTTTGCATCTATTTACCCACTTTATTTGGCTAGATTAGAAAAGAACGGACGAACAAAAGAAGAACTTGATCAAGTAATAGAATGGCTTACCGGTTTTGATAACAATATGATTCAGGAGTTAATTGATGAAAAAGTGACTTTTGCAGTGTTTTTTCAAAAAGCTAAAATTCACCCTAAAGCACATTTGGTCAAAGGTGTGGTATGTGGTTATCGCATTGAAGAAATAGAGGATAAGTTTGAAGTCTACAAACGATGCAGGCAAATGGAAAAGCTAATTGATGAGTTGGCAAAAGGACGTAAAATGGAGAAAATTTTACGAGTATAA
- the surE gene encoding 5'/3'-nucleotidase SurE yields MKILVTNDDGIYSPGLSSLAKVASQYGEVIVMAPDIEQSSMGQAITSGKPITYKKSPIHFEGIEAYRVAGTPADCVALGLHLFEGIELVLSGINIGANLGNSAWHSGTLSAARQAVLFGVRGIALSISIAKDEPDFKMLEPFTKNALDEVVHEKELKLLNINFPQHPDGEILWTSQSVRQYDGKILANKDPMGREHFWFTVTPLEPEEKESDRWAVKQGKTSITPMVLNLTDQKFLNQKCQEQE; encoded by the coding sequence ATGAAGATATTGGTAACAAATGACGATGGTATCTATAGCCCAGGACTCTCTAGTCTTGCAAAGGTTGCTTCACAATATGGGGAGGTAATCGTAATGGCGCCAGATATAGAACAGTCTTCTATGGGGCAGGCCATAACTTCGGGTAAACCCATAACGTATAAAAAATCGCCAATCCATTTTGAAGGTATAGAAGCGTACAGGGTAGCAGGTACCCCTGCGGATTGTGTGGCACTTGGGCTGCATTTATTCGAAGGTATAGAACTTGTACTTTCCGGTATTAATATTGGTGCAAATTTAGGTAATTCCGCATGGCATTCAGGTACGCTCTCAGCGGCTAGGCAGGCTGTACTTTTTGGCGTTCGGGGTATCGCTTTGAGTATATCTATAGCTAAAGATGAACCAGATTTTAAAATGTTGGAACCCTTTACTAAGAATGCTTTGGATGAGGTTGTACATGAAAAAGAATTAAAATTGTTGAATATCAATTTCCCTCAGCATCCAGATGGTGAAATATTATGGACAAGTCAGTCTGTACGGCAATACGACGGTAAAATATTGGCGAATAAAGACCCAATGGGAAGAGAACATTTTTGGTTTACGGTCACTCCCCTAGAGCCCGAGGAAAAAGAATCTGATCGGTGGGCCGTAAAGCAAGGTAAAACAAGTATTACCCCAATGGTCTTGAATCTTACCGATCAAAAATTTTTAAATCAAAAATGTCAAGAACAAGAGTAG
- a CDS encoding ATP-binding protein, protein MTTLFSKETMMKLKALIASAKTYVVLLILAIGLLLYTVSVGYKQVNRLHETGDMVAHTLEVQRTIVELSAKFQELESLQLKVLLKEDSSNLSGIVVSEMEQTLERLKQLTSDNQAQQERVKVLEQLCDKISSEVDTVESTDSIAVIDSIEAKDSVEINLASKRYQRIARISKIVEESQILKERMLSEENYLMVARKEEYTSQSFLTPMSSLLVAITALGIFLIGFISIYKQKGEIQEVNNQVFNQNKKLQETEEFLKGVYKSSNNVISHFEPIMDGEKNIVDFQFKYTSDAIEKVTGTEQEDIIGSSLLDKYPMVNENGLFSLMKDCYLNGETQEHESVYTFENQTKYIHNTIVKSANGITNTAWDTTKVKEAEKVLQKLNEDLSLQNTIFKEAENVAGVGSFIWYLDDGSATVSDNFYRILGVKPNSFDVTFDAYKEYVHADDISIFESLGTNTEDSAKSTVFTYRVITKNKGIRYLDLKGRNLDIDNRPVSVGIVQDITSRIEKDRELIESYEKLKQSNEELESFNRVASHDLQEPLRKIQMFISRIEDDEEGKTPNAGSAYFNKIKAATFRMRELIQNLLSYSRIDKINSKFEQIELNDTIEKVEEELSQLIKDTETKISYSGLPLLYGIPFKIEQLFTNLISNSIKYRNKDIAPQVHIVSEKLRSDTIAENFVKNAEYYYKISLRDNGIGFDPEFASNIFEVFQRLHSKNEYSGTGIGLSICKKIVEKHNGYIHAVSKKGEGATFIIYLPVQ, encoded by the coding sequence ATGACAACCTTATTCTCAAAAGAGACCATGATGAAGTTGAAAGCCCTAATCGCTTCTGCAAAAACATATGTTGTACTGTTAATTTTGGCTATTGGGCTTCTATTGTATACGGTGAGCGTAGGTTACAAACAGGTAAATAGACTTCATGAAACCGGAGATATGGTTGCGCATACATTAGAGGTGCAGCGTACTATTGTAGAACTTTCGGCTAAATTTCAAGAGCTGGAATCCTTACAACTAAAGGTTCTTTTAAAAGAGGATAGTAGCAACTTAAGTGGTATTGTAGTTTCAGAAATGGAGCAGACTTTAGAGAGGTTAAAGCAGCTAACTTCAGATAACCAAGCCCAACAAGAGCGTGTAAAGGTCTTGGAACAATTGTGCGATAAAATTAGTAGTGAGGTAGATACAGTAGAGTCTACAGATAGTATTGCTGTCATTGATAGTATAGAAGCTAAGGATAGTGTGGAGATCAACCTGGCAAGCAAAAGGTATCAGCGTATTGCTAGAATCTCTAAAATTGTAGAGGAATCTCAGATTCTTAAAGAGAGAATGCTATCCGAAGAGAATTATTTAATGGTGGCCCGTAAAGAGGAATACACTTCTCAATCATTTTTGACACCTATGTCATCATTATTGGTAGCTATTACCGCTTTAGGTATTTTTCTAATTGGCTTTATTAGTATTTACAAGCAAAAAGGAGAGATTCAAGAAGTTAATAATCAGGTTTTTAATCAGAACAAAAAATTACAGGAAACTGAAGAGTTTTTAAAAGGGGTATATAAAAGTTCTAACAATGTCATTAGTCATTTTGAGCCTATTATGGATGGTGAAAAGAACATTGTAGATTTTCAGTTTAAATATACCTCAGACGCCATTGAGAAAGTAACAGGTACGGAACAAGAAGATATTATAGGTAGCTCGCTTTTAGATAAGTACCCTATGGTAAATGAGAACGGACTTTTTTCATTAATGAAAGATTGTTACCTGAATGGAGAAACACAAGAACATGAAAGTGTTTACACGTTCGAGAACCAAACGAAATACATTCATAATACTATTGTAAAATCTGCCAATGGTATCACCAACACCGCGTGGGATACTACCAAGGTCAAAGAAGCTGAAAAGGTTCTGCAAAAATTAAATGAGGACCTTAGCCTGCAGAATACCATTTTTAAAGAAGCGGAAAATGTAGCAGGTGTGGGTAGTTTTATCTGGTACCTTGATGATGGTAGTGCTACGGTTTCAGATAATTTCTACAGAATACTTGGGGTTAAGCCCAATAGTTTTGATGTAACTTTTGATGCCTATAAGGAGTATGTACATGCAGATGATATTTCCATATTTGAATCTTTAGGGACCAATACTGAAGATAGCGCTAAATCAACGGTTTTCACTTATAGGGTTATCACAAAAAATAAGGGAATTAGATATCTGGACCTTAAAGGAAGAAATTTAGATATTGACAATAGACCGGTTTCCGTGGGTATTGTACAAGACATTACAAGTAGAATTGAAAAAGATAGGGAACTTATTGAGAGTTATGAAAAGCTCAAACAAAGTAATGAAGAATTGGAATCTTTTAATAGGGTAGCTAGCCACGATCTACAAGAGCCATTAAGGAAAATACAGATGTTCATTTCTCGCATAGAGGATGATGAGGAGGGTAAGACACCCAATGCAGGTTCAGCTTATTTCAATAAAATTAAGGCAGCTACATTTAGAATGAGAGAGCTCATTCAAAACCTATTATCGTATTCACGGATAGACAAGATCAACTCTAAATTTGAGCAAATAGAATTAAACGATACAATTGAAAAAGTTGAAGAAGAGCTTTCGCAATTGATAAAAGATACAGAAACAAAAATCTCCTATTCCGGCTTACCGCTGTTATATGGTATTCCTTTCAAAATTGAACAATTATTTACCAATTTGATCAGTAACTCCATCAAGTATAGAAATAAAGATATTGCGCCCCAAGTACATATTGTATCGGAGAAATTAAGAAGTGATACCATTGCCGAAAACTTTGTAAAGAATGCCGAGTATTATTATAAAATTTCCCTGCGAGATAATGGTATCGGTTTTGATCCTGAATTTGCTAGTAATATTTTTGAGGTTTTTCAAAGACTACATTCTAAGAACGAATATTCGGGTACGGGTATAGGTTTGTCTATCTGTAAAAAAATAGTTGAAAAACACAATGGTTATATTCATGCCGTTAGTAAAAAAGGGGAAGGTGCTACTTTTATTATTTACTTGCCCGTACAATAA
- a CDS encoding diacylglycerol/lipid kinase family protein, whose protein sequence is MKKAQLVHNPSSGDGSHTNEEVVAQVENNGFKATYISTKDDVTWQKFQFGEMENIFIAGGDGTVTKIMEKLLNEIPDQKVLLHVLPHGTANNIAKTLQATTIIEQHSIKDEKKTKNFDCGVIKGAPSKFFFESLGIGVFPALITLMKQIKTSDNPSKKLKRSLDELIGIVQNFEAIETSIEVDGLTLEGSFILIELMNIKYLGPNLHLAPNADPGDGYFELVLITEEKRAEFLHYLMALSNGSEAKSNIETFAKTIRVQALKMKCIYNKLHIDDTVVDNCSNHILEIKIRQNCLQFSKIPFE, encoded by the coding sequence ATGAAAAAAGCACAATTAGTTCATAACCCATCATCAGGAGATGGTAGTCATACCAATGAGGAAGTAGTGGCCCAGGTTGAAAACAACGGTTTTAAGGCAACATATATATCTACAAAAGATGACGTCACTTGGCAAAAATTTCAATTTGGGGAAATGGAAAATATATTCATTGCCGGAGGAGATGGTACGGTCACTAAAATAATGGAAAAATTATTGAACGAAATACCCGATCAAAAAGTGCTGTTACATGTATTGCCACACGGAACTGCTAACAATATTGCCAAAACGCTTCAAGCAACAACCATCATTGAACAACATTCTATCAAAGATGAAAAAAAGACTAAAAATTTTGATTGCGGAGTAATTAAGGGCGCACCTTCAAAGTTTTTCTTTGAAAGTTTAGGTATCGGAGTTTTTCCGGCATTAATTACTCTAATGAAACAAATAAAAACATCTGATAATCCTTCAAAAAAACTGAAACGATCGTTAGATGAACTGATTGGCATTGTGCAGAATTTCGAAGCCATTGAAACTAGTATTGAGGTAGACGGATTGACATTGGAAGGTTCGTTTATTCTGATAGAGCTTATGAATATTAAATATTTAGGACCCAACTTACATTTAGCGCCCAACGCTGATCCCGGTGACGGATATTTTGAACTTGTTCTAATAACGGAAGAAAAACGTGCTGAATTTTTACATTATTTAATGGCATTATCAAATGGATCAGAGGCAAAAAGTAATATAGAAACATTTGCAAAAACCATACGAGTACAAGCATTGAAAATGAAGTGTATCTACAACAAACTTCATATTGACGATACTGTGGTAGATAACTGTAGTAACCATATACTAGAAATTAAAATACGGCAAAACTGCCTACAATTTTCAAAAATCCCTTTTGAGTAA
- a CDS encoding glycine zipper family protein — protein MKNIIHVIALVISFHVCAQTEIKNSNIFVRVYDLNGKKIGKGEISSYSENFLYLSRKEELIKISIKDIDIIKTKHSAGNNILIGATAGAVLLAVIVGANAKPNANFFAYTIGEGAALGSLVGGIFGATIGGISILFKNAQSYEINGEVENLNAFMGIMGK, from the coding sequence ATGAAAAATATTATTCACGTAATTGCTCTTGTTATTAGTTTTCATGTTTGTGCTCAGACGGAAATAAAAAACTCTAATATTTTTGTTCGAGTTTACGATTTAAATGGAAAAAAGATTGGTAAAGGAGAAATTTCGTCATATTCGGAGAACTTTCTTTATTTAAGCAGAAAAGAAGAATTAATAAAAATTTCTATTAAGGACATTGATATTATTAAAACTAAACATTCCGCTGGAAATAATATTCTAATAGGAGCAACAGCTGGAGCTGTACTATTAGCTGTTATTGTAGGTGCAAATGCTAAGCCGAATGCCAACTTTTTTGCATATACAATAGGTGAGGGAGCCGCCTTAGGAAGTTTAGTTGGAGGAATTTTCGGAGCCACAATTGGTGGAATCTCCATACTGTTTAAGAATGCTCAATCATATGAAATTAATGGTGAAGTGGAAAATTTGAATGCATTTATGGGTATAATGGGTAAATAA
- a CDS encoding dodecin domain-containing protein has protein sequence MQFIYFMEVNVKVENDAITSYGVNAKISFAVDNQDG, from the coding sequence ATACAATTTATATATTTCATGGAAGTGAATGTTAAAGTAGAAAATGATGCCATTACCTCATATGGGGTAAATGCGAAAATCTCTTTTGCGGTCGATAATCAAGATGGTTAG
- a CDS encoding EthD family reductase, with amino-acid sequence MIKVSVMYPNSEGVKFDTEYYKNTHLPMVQKLVGSALKELELDLGVGGRAPGDAAPYVAIAHLKFDDVASFQAAFGPHAATFATDVKNYSNVQGEIQISNLITF; translated from the coding sequence ATGATAAAAGTATCCGTAATGTATCCAAATAGCGAAGGCGTAAAGTTCGACACGGAATATTATAAGAACACACACTTGCCAATGGTTCAAAAACTAGTGGGCAGTGCATTGAAAGAATTGGAATTGGATTTAGGTGTTGGTGGCAGAGCACCGGGCGATGCTGCACCATACGTAGCCATTGCTCATTTAAAATTTGATGATGTAGCTTCTTTTCAAGCTGCTTTTGGTCCGCATGCGGCAACATTTGCTACGGATGTCAAGAACTATAGTAATGTGCAAGGTGAAATTCAAATTAGTAATTTGATTACATTTTAA
- a CDS encoding TetR/AcrR family transcriptional regulator yields MARKKQYNEAEVIEKAMRLFWRNGYESTSVRMLEKEMGINQFSIYASFKNKEGVFLESIKLYNAKIKSITNILENSTNGVEGIKDYFLDFLDFSREGAIFKGCLVTNTVNEIKEDTNPVIMAALKRFSLNIRKLFVRNLKQDDQRDVKEIEAQADYLMNALLGLSISSKVFSEEELKGIIKITFLHL; encoded by the coding sequence ATGGCACGTAAAAAACAATATAACGAAGCTGAGGTCATAGAAAAGGCTATGCGTCTGTTCTGGCGTAATGGCTATGAAAGTACTTCCGTTCGTATGTTGGAGAAAGAAATGGGTATTAATCAGTTTTCCATTTATGCCAGTTTTAAGAATAAAGAGGGTGTTTTTCTAGAGAGCATTAAACTGTATAATGCAAAGATCAAGTCCATAACAAATATCTTGGAAAACTCTACTAATGGGGTAGAGGGTATTAAAGATTATTTTTTGGATTTTCTAGATTTCTCAAGGGAAGGAGCCATTTTTAAAGGTTGCTTGGTGACCAATACGGTAAATGAAATCAAAGAAGATACTAATCCGGTAATCATGGCCGCATTAAAACGGTTTTCATTAAATATTAGAAAATTGTTTGTAAGGAATCTAAAACAAGACGACCAAAGGGATGTAAAAGAAATAGAAGCGCAAGCAGACTATTTAATGAACGCTCTTTTAGGTTTGTCCATTTCATCTAAAGTATTTAGTGAGGAGGAATTAAAGGGCATTATTAAAATTACGTTTTTACACTTGTAG
- a CDS encoding VOC family protein, with protein sequence MNLNQVTVPSLNVENAILFYEKLGLKLIVKSLPNYARFECPDGNATFSIHLTETLPQGDGVYVYFECEDLDAHVASLKENGIQFEKEPTDERWLWREARLKDPDGNQLILFYGGENRLNPPWRVN encoded by the coding sequence ATGAATTTAAATCAGGTAACCGTTCCTTCCTTAAATGTTGAAAATGCTATTCTTTTTTATGAAAAACTAGGATTAAAATTAATAGTAAAATCGCTTCCCAATTATGCAAGGTTTGAGTGTCCGGATGGTAATGCCACTTTTTCCATTCACCTAACAGAAACATTGCCACAGGGAGATGGAGTCTATGTTTATTTTGAATGTGAAGATCTAGATGCTCATGTAGCCTCACTTAAAGAGAACGGTATCCAATTTGAAAAAGAACCTACCGATGAGAGGTGGTTATGGAGAGAGGCAAGATTAAAAGACCCGGATGGGAACCAGCTGATTTTGTTCTATGGTGGTGAGAACAGGCTAAATCCGCCATGGAGAGTTAATTAA